A region from the Panicum hallii strain FIL2 chromosome 1, PHallii_v3.1, whole genome shotgun sequence genome encodes:
- the LOC112897925 gene encoding acetylajmalan esterase-like yields MARILLAAFVALLLVVGPCHARPEPEHAAKSAAKGKTTVVDGITAIYNFGDSLSDTGNLLREGAGGMLQYTTAPPYGSAIGGATGRCSDGYLMIDFLAKDLGLPLLNPYLDKGADFTHGVNFAVAGATALDAAALARRGVSVPHANSSLAVQLQQFKDFMNANTRSPQETREKLARSLVMVGEIGGNDYNYAFSANRPAGDGERNLYNFGRMAAGVVEATALVPDVVRSVTSAARELLDMGATRLVIPGNFPLGCVPSYMSAVDEKDPAAYDGNGCLAALNLFAQMHNVLLQQGIRELRRSYPGATIAYADYFYAYVRMLRDAGETGFDEGALTRACCGAGAGAYNFDMDRMCGAPGASVCARPDERISWDGVHLTQRAYRVMTDLLYHKGFASPAPVEFPRA; encoded by the coding sequence ATGGCTCGCATCCTGCTCGCCGCGTTCGTGGCTCTGCTCCTCGTCGTCGGCCCGTGCCACGCAAGGCCGGAGCCGGAGCATGCTGCCAAGTCGGCAGCGAAAGGGAAGACGACGGTGGTGGACGGCATCACGGCCATCTACAACTTCGGCGACTCCCTGTCGGACACCGGCAACCTGCTCCGCGAAGGCGCCGGCGGCATGCTGCAGTACACCACGGCTCCTCCCTACGGTTCCGCCATCGGCGGCGCCACGGGACGATGCTCCGACGGGTACCTCATGATAGACTTCCTCGCTAAGGATCTCGGCTTGCCGCTGCTCAACCCGTACCTCGACAAGGGCGCCGACTTCACGCACGGCGTCAActtcgccgtcgccggcgccaCGGCCCTCgacgcggcggcgctcgcgagGAGAGGGGTCTCTGTCCCCCACGCCAACAGCTCCCTGGCCGTCCAGCTGCAGCAGTTCAAGGACTTCATGAACGCCAACACCCGGTCCCCGCAGGAGACCCGCGAGAAGCTGGCCCGCTCGCTGGTCATGGTGGGCGAGATCGGCGGCAACGACTACAACTACGCCTTCTCGGCGAACAGGCCGGCAGGCGACGGCGAGCGCAACCTCTACAACTTCGGGCGCATGGCGGCCGGCGTGGTCGAGGCGACGGCGCTCGTCCCCGACGTGGTGCGGTCCGTGACGAGCGCGGCCAGGGAGCTCCTCGACATGGGCGCGACGCGGCTGGTGATCCCGGGCAACTTCCCGCTGGGGTGCGTGCCGAGCTACATGTCCGCGGTGGACGAGAAGGACCCGGCGGCCTACGACGGCAACGGCTGCCTCGCGGCGCTGAACCTGTTCGCCCAGATGCACAACGTGCTGCTGCAGCAGGGCATCCGGGAGCTGCGCCGGTCGTACCCGGGCGCCACGATCGCCTACGCCGACTACTTCTACGCGTACGTGCGGATGCTGAGGGACGCCGGCGAGACGGGGTTCGACGAGGGGGCGCTGACCAGGGCGTgctgcggcgccggcgccggcgcgtacAACTTCGACATGGACCGGATGTGCGGCGCGCCGGGCGCGTCGGTGTGCGCGAGGCCCGACGAGCGCATCAGCTGGGACGGCGTGCACCTGACGCAGCGCGCGTACAGGGTCATGACCGACTTGCTGTACCACAAGGGTTTCGCGTCCCCAGCGCCAGTAGAATTCCCGCGTGCGTGA